A stretch of the Helicoverpa armigera isolate CAAS_96S chromosome 5, ASM3070526v1, whole genome shotgun sequence genome encodes the following:
- the LOC110382843 gene encoding zinc finger protein 91: MSDEIEIEEHDVLDNPTIKRIFPDISIIKKELNEYYDEALNTLPQINLDKKNQETTLSELEDQSHVAITNKHEMASSPDGPQTKGTKRPGDHLHQNIIILGSKPNTKSRRNSNNVAKKEPKLILEDMSYWLNNSTRFCKNCLILFPKSNLLNMHNRHVHTKRTNVMTSKLGCKIGTLYKCNICKKRFSNSGNLSRHIRNLHGDVYKSFLTEDPGNNSSNDSSESEKTSGFSCFHCQELFPTQSCMIEHLYNVLKPGNISKSDKSISPTSTKELTQEDKPNNSSIENKSANNFNELIFGHKDDCNNQSEPNTGKSIANDLTIDGLSVQGREALQRPKRTSNSTPEKTKIREPSKQFNNKNKLDNHIKSPKNTKKKPIKKKKIREMFYRCLICSKFSMSFRIHARHIRNEHKMKEVHKVKKEKFDPQCKLCSSKLSGVFTYNMHLYKNHKNIYKAVKNHHEQIDDDGVHKKSETCKKKNKFALKNVLFKCMECDLFFLSSNAAVNHSKHQRRKNTQECEVCHRILELKDMALHKKQHLFKQSLTIYIINESTLKRILYKCSNCTVHYSEVNFTLHYAKCDSETPDSLYCKVCDILVNRDDMECHSLKHEDEKIQRNDFFIIESEMIDHRFLTKDDDELNIKKTEESYLKLYSVSNLIMHFCHNCKCFVNPVSFKNNVHVEGRCGHMIRTVCQECGLLLTAKSHTTHKEYHKTHKFCLFDYQFFDLTTKKRISPPIPEYPKCNNCGVHFLRNRAVAEHLCQDQDYIICSICSMKLTEHAYKLHMSFHNYCVQNKKTPLNENPSFCNQGGNASNDQKNLTGTDASCIRDFIILYTCKGCHLTVNTYDKVVQHCQDHYNSDEIILNMQKCKTCSFMFEMTEYDSHYRSHPRGKYTKNKIKTIDFDPIYFRFDNVFWTKHVFAYVSDDQIEKILNVSIYRYECRLQMQEIQSGSSDLILYKCAKCQLIIEPHSLYTHVEKSRNLSCVKLRTTQCAFCSLCFDSQSYRSKHEAEHDSFDLKSYKIILFNKEEHDKLNKILYDASNRYILYQCRNCEKIVDKFLRGTHKCDQENSKLCGTCGLLLHTQDFDSHFIRHEELHTFKTENINVVMFGKCSLGKKERRSTFRGTIYDYTIYKCTKCNLCLSKKSCKSAHVCVFDNSKCKCSKCGLYFSDVEMIRHSKLHESNVGFDDYTMNIISFEVPSTNLDIEDKLVNNSNILKTVLEANETNVDTLEGASAHLEKLEKIYKCDCGLHFLEEGNAQKHSKHCSVKMKISRQRCIKCDLLFTPGELFNHLLKHHCDKKQQFTFDIVNVTMKKS, translated from the coding sequence CATTAAATACACTTCCGCAGATTAATCTGGacaaaaaaaatcaagaaaCTACATTGAGTGAGTTAGAAGACCAAAGTCATGTTgccattacaaataaacatgaaatggCAAGCTCTCCTGATGGTCCTCAAACCAAAGGTACAAAAAGACCTGGTGACCACTTGCatcaaaacataattattcttggatcaaaacCCAACACAAAAAGTCGTAGAAATAGTAATAATGTTGCAAAAAAAGAACCTAAACTCATTTTAGAGGATATGAGTTATTGGTTGAATAACAGTACtagattttgtaaaaactgtCTTATATTATTTCCAAAATCTAATTTACTTAACATGCATAACCGTCACGTACATACTAAAAGGACTAATGTAATGACATCCAAATTGGGATGTAAAATTGgtactttatataaatgtaatatttgtaaaaagcGCTTTTCAAATTCAGGCAACTTGTCAAGGCATATTAGAAATCTTCATGGAGATGTTTATAAATCATTTCTAACGGAGGATCCCGGAAATAACTCCTCTAATGACTCCTCCGAAAGTGAAAAAACCTCAGGCTTCTCTTGTTTTCACTGCCAAGAATTATTTCCAACCCAGAGTTGTATGATTGAACATCTTTACAATGTATTGAAGCCCGGAAATATTTCGAAGAGCGATAAATCTATATCTCCAACAAGTACAAAAGAGTTAACTCAAGAAGACAAACCTAATAATTCATCCATCGAAAATAAGAGTGCCAATAATTTCAACGAATTAATTTTCGGGCACAAGGATGATTGCAATAACCAAAGTGAACCAAATACAGGCAAAAGTATTGCCAATGACTTAACAATAGACGGATTGTCCGTCCAAGGCAGAGAAGCACTTCAAAGGCCAAAACGAACATCAAATAGCACACCAGAAAAAACAAAGATTCGTGAGccttcaaaacaatttaataataaaaataaattggataaTCACATAAAGTCacccaaaaacactaaaaagaagccaattaaaaagaaaaaaataagagaaATGTTTTACAGGTGCCTCATATGTTCTAAATTTAGTATGTCTTTTAGAATTCACGCACGACATATTAGAAATGAACATAAAATGAAAGAGGTTCacaaagtaaaaaaagaaaaatttgaCCCACAGTGTAAATTATGTTCTTCTAAACTTTCTGGTGTTTTTACTTATAACATGCATTTGTACaagaatcataaaaatatttacaaagcagTCAAGAATCACCATGAACAGATTGATGATGATGGTGTTCATAAAAAAAGTGAAACTtgcaagaagaaaaataaatttgctttaaaaaatgtacttttCAAGTGCATGGAATGTGATTTATTCTTTTTGTCATCAAATGCAGCTGTTAACCATTCAAAACATCAAAGGCGTAAGAATACGCAGGAGTGTGAAGTCTGTCATAGAATTCTGGAGTTAAAAGATATGGCGCTTCATAAGAAGCAGCATTTATTTAAGCAATCAttaactatttacataattaatgaaTCTACCTTGAAACGAATACTATACAAGTGTTCTAATTGCACTGTGCATTACAGCGAAGTCAACTTTACGCTGCACTATGCCAAATGTGACTCTGAAACACCAGATTCATTGTATTGTAAAGTTTGTGATATTCTTGTTAACAGAGATGATATGGAATGTCACAGTCTTAAACATGAGGatgaaaaaatacaaagaaatgattttttCATAATTGAGTCGGAAATGATAGATCATAGATTTTTGactaaagatgatgatgaacttaatataaaaaaaacagagGAAAGTTATCTAAAGCTATACAGTGTTTCTAACCTAATAATGCATTTTTGCCATAATTGTAAATGTTTCGTTAATCCtgtttctttcaaaaataacgTGCATGTAGAAGGAAGATGTGGTCATATGATAAGAACTGTTTGTCAAGAGTGTGGACTGCTGTTGACTGCAAAAAGTCATACTACCCATAAAGAGTATCATAAAACCCATAAATTTTGTCTGTTTGATTATCAGTTCTTTGATCTTACAACTAAGAAAAGAATTTCCCCGCCAATACCTGAATATCCTAAATGCAACAATTGTGGTGTACACTTCTTAAGAAACAGAGCAGTTGCAGAACATTTATGCCAAGACCAGGATTATATAATTTGTAGTATTTGTTCCATGAAGCTTACAGAACATGCTTACAAATTGCACATGAGTTTTCATAATTActgtgtacaaaataaaaagacaCCATTAAATGAAAACCCATCCTTTTGTAATCAAGGTGGCAATGCATCAAATGATCAAAAGAATTTGACTGGTACAGATGCCTCCTGTATCAGAGACTTCATAATTTTGTACACATGTAAAGGTTGTCATTTGACTGTTAACACATATGACAAAGTTGTACAGCATTGTCAGGACCATTACAATTCTGATGAAATCATATTGAATATGCAGAAATGCAAAACATGCAGCTTTATGTTTGAAATGACAGAATATGATAGTCATTATAGGTCGCATCCAAGAGGAAAATATACcaagaacaaaattaaaacgaTTGACTTCGATccaatttattttcgttttgacAATGTTTTTTGGACCAAACATGTATTTGCTTATGTATCAGATGATCAAATCGAAAAAATTCTGAATGTTTCAATTTATAGATATGAATGCAGACTTCAAATGCAAGAAATTCAATCTGGATCATCAGACCTGATATTATACAAATGTGCCAAATGTCAGTTAATAATTGAACCTCATTCCCTGTACACACATGTAGAAAAATCTAGAAACTTATCTTGTGTGAAATTGAGAACAACACAATGTGCCTTTTGTAGTTTATGTTTTGATAGCCAAAGTTACCGAAGTAAGCATGAAGCAGAACATGACAGTTTTGACTTGAAAtcgtacaaaattatattattcaataaagaGGAGCAcgataaacttaataaaatactatatgaTGCAAGTAAtcgatatattttatatcaatgtAGAAATTGTGAAAAGATTGTAGATAAATTTCTTCGCGGCACCCATAAGTGTGACCAGGAGAATTCAAAATTGTGTGGTACTTGTGGTTTACTACTTCACACACAAGATTTTGATTCACACTTTATAAGACATGAAGAACTACATACgtttaaaactgaaaatataaacgtGGTAATGTTTGGAAAATGCTCTCTTGGGAAAAAAGAACGTAGATCCACCTTCAGAGGCACTATATACGATTATACTATATACAAATGCACGAAATGTAACTTGTGTTTAAGCAAAAAAAGTTGTAAATCAGCGCATGTTTGCGTTTTCGATAATTCTAAATGTAAGTGCTCTAAGTGTGGCTTGTACTTCTCAGATGTAGAAATGATACGTCATTCCAAGTTACATGAAAGTAACGTTGGATTTGATGACTACACTATGAACATAATAAGTTTTGAAGTACCATCTACGAACCTTGATATTGAAGATAAATTAGTTAATAACAGCAATATCCTCAAAACAGTTCTTGAAGCAAATGAGACAAATGTTGATACATTAGAAGGTGCCAGTGCACATCTcgaaaaacttgaaaaaatatacaaatgtgATTGTGGATTACATTTTTTGGAAGAGGGCAATGCTCAAAAGCACTCAAAACACTGCAgtgtaaaaatgaaaatttcaagGCAAAGGTGTATTAAATGCGACTTATTATTTACTCCAGGAGAGTtgtttaatcatttattaaaacaccATTGTGATAAAAAACAGCAGTTCACGTTTGATATAGTTAACGTTACTATGAAGAAAAGTTAG
- the LOC110370155 gene encoding exostosin-3 codes for MYFYERFCLWIGHLKLSRVIFLVSVILFVVPLFTHYYLSKYDESGSLANNPMRHTLEALGDISTMNAADLKLRIEEMLRIKASVSTELRELEAKRGRLQREAAAASAKADSAKAEHARAAAELQRLRVSADQARIAQLEAIRRDSPELAPPLQILPSRPPPVLPPIAQSSEVHCRMFSCFDHSRCSLTSGFPVYLYDPDIYAPLAGAEVDGFLKTTLRQTLGYNTHITRNPNEACIYLVIVGEAFPFEKTPAPTIDTYKLLLNETAIKSLPYWGGDGRNHVLLNMARRELAVGSGDAFRGASVGRAMIAQSTFTHDQFRPGFDIITPPALGPPGGDVWADCAPIAPARRKYLLSFQGSQPPPKGIDKDLDKTLIEALQKMVKSAPASDLFHLQFECDPPVERRAVLPIGDWALCGTDRSRRAVLRDSTFALLLAPADRAYVSTALLQARLYEALRSGAIPVLLGGDRSRLPYDEVLDWRRAALSLPRARAPELHVLLRALPDADLLALRRQGRLLWERYLSSVQASVDSLLAALRTRLHIPPRPVPPTVGPPAFNESYFPPRVEPPAVDAEPEETLGPLEAPYPSPAYRRNYSVALLHGYELWNDWGEPFALYPQLPWDPVVTSEARFLGSAAGFRPVGAGAGGSGREFSEALGGDRPREQFTIVILTYEREAVLAAALARLRGLPYLNKVVVVWNGGSAPSAGAWAESGAPVAVVRAGRNSLNNRFLPYHLIDTEAVLCVDDDAHLRHDEIVFAFRVWREHRDRIVGFPGRYHAWDLNFNNGFLYNSNYSCELSMVLTGAAFVHRYYLWAYWRMLPAAIRDYVDEYMNCEDIAMNFLVSHITRKPPVKVTSRWTFRCPGCPVTLSADETHFHERHKCIQFFSQVMGYTPLLTTQYRADSVLFKTRIPHDKQKCFKFI; via the exons ATGTATTTCTACGAACGATTTTGCCTGTGGATAGGACACCTCAAATTATCTCGTGTGATATTTCTAGTTTCTGTAATATTATTCGTCGTGCCTCTGTTCacacattattatttgtctAAA tatGACGAATCTGGTTCATTGGCTAATAATCCAATGCGGCACACTCTAGAAGCACTTGGTGACATCTCAACAATGAATGCAGCCGATTTGAAACTCAGAATTGAAGAAATGCTAAGAATAAAG GCGTCAGTGTCTACAGAGTTACGTGAATTGGAAGCAAAGCGCGGGCGGCTACAGCGTGAGGCGGCGGCGGCAAGCGCTAAAGCCGACAGCGCTAAGGCGGAGcacgcgcgcgccgccgccgagcTACAGCGCCTCCGCGTCTCCGCCGACCAGGCTCGCATCGCACAGCTCGAAGCCATCCGAAGAGACTCGCCCGAACTGGCGCCCCCTCTACAAATACTCCCCTCACGACCTCCTCCCGTCCTACCCCCTATAGCACAGTCCTCCGAAGTCCACTGTCGCATGTTTTCATGCTTTGATCATTCCCGCTGCTCTTTGACGTCAGGCTTTCCCGTTTACCTCTACGATCCTGACATATACGCGCCTCTAGCCGGCGCGGAAGTAGACGgatttctcaaaacaactctACGACAGACACTGGGATACAATACCCACATAACGCGAAATCCAAACGAAGCATGTATTTATCTCGTCATTGTTGGTGAAGCTTTCCCCTTTGAGAAAACTCCCGC GCCAACAATAGATACATACAAGCTATTATTAAATGAGACTGCTATCAAGAGCTTGCCTTACTGGGGCGGCGACGGTCGCAACCACGTGCTGTTGAACATGGCGCGGCGGGAGCTGGCGGTGGGCTCGGGCGACGCCTTCCGGGGAGCGTCGGTGGGCCGCGCCATGATCGCGCAGTCCACCTTCACGCACGACCAGTTCCGGCCCGGCTTCGACATCATCACGCCGCCCGCGCTCGGCCCGCCCGGCGGCGACGTGTGGGCGGACTGCGCGCCCATAGCACCCGCGCGACGGAAATACTTGCTCAG TTTTCAGGGCTCACAACCGCCGCCGAAAGGAATAGACAAGGACCTCGACAAAACTCTGATTGAGGCATTACAGAAGATGGTGAAGTCTGCGCCGGCGTCCGACCTGTTCCACCTGCAGTTCGAGTGCGACCCGCCGGTGGAGCGGCGCGCCGTGCTGCCGATCGGCGACTGGGCACTGTGCGGCACGGACCGCTCGCGCCGCGCCGTGCTGCGCGACTCCACGTTCGCGCTGCTGCTGGCGCCCGCCGACCGCGCCTACGTGAGCACGGCGCTGCTGCAGGCGCGCCTGTACGAGGCGCTGCGCTCCGGCGCCATCCCCGTGCTGCTGGGCGGCGACCGCTCGCGCCTGCCCTACGACGAGGTGCTGGActggcggcgcgcggcgctgagcctgccccgcgcccgcgcgcccgagctgcacgtgctgctgcgcGCGCTGCCCGACGCCGACCTGCTGGCGCTGCGCCGCCAGGGCCGCCTGCTGTGGGAGCGCTACCTCAGCTCCGTGCAGGCCAGCGTCGACTCGCTGCTGGCGGCGCTGCGCACGCGCCTGCACATCCCGCCGCGCCCCGTGCCGCCCACCGTGGGCCCGCCCGCCTTCAACGAATCATACTTCCCGCCGCGGGTCGAGCCTCCCGCAGTCGATGCCGAGCCTGAAGAGACGCTTGGGCCGCTCGAGGCGCCGTATCCGAGCCCCGCGTACCGTCGCAACTATTCCGTGGCATTGCTACACGGATATGAGTTATGGAATGACTGGGGCGAACCGTTCGCGTTGTACCCGCAGCTACCATGGGACCCGGTGGTGACGTCAGAGGCCCGGTTCCTGGGGTCTGCTGCAGGGTTCCGGCCGGTGGGGGCGGGCGCGGGGGGCTCAGGTCGCGAGTTCAGCGAGGCGCTGGGCGGCGACCGGCCGCGGGAACAGTTCACTATCGTCATACTTACTTACGAGAGAGAGGCTGTGCTGGCAGCCGCGCTAGCCAGACTGAGGGGGTTGCCCTATTTAAATAAG GTGGTGGTGGTGTGGAACGGCGGGTCTGCGCCGTCGGCGGGCGCGTGGGCGGAGAGCGGGGCGCCGGTGGCGGTGGTGCGGGCGGGCCGCAACTCGCTCAACAACCGCTTCCTGCCCTACCACCTCATCGACACCGAGGCCGTGCTGTGTGTCGACGACGACGCGCATCTCCGACACGACGAGATTGTCTTCGCTTTCAG GGTTTGGCGCGAACATCGCGACCGTATCGTCGGATTTCCCGGTCGATACCATGCTTGGGATCTCAACTTTAACAATGGATTCCTTTACAACTCTAACTACAG CTGCGAGTTAAGCATGGTGCTGACAGGCGCGGCGTTCGTCCACCGCTACTACTTGTGGGCATACTGGCGCATGCTGCCGGCCGCCATACGGGATTATGTCGACGAGTACATGAACTGCGAAGATATCGCTATGAACTTCCTCGTCTCGCATATTACGAGGAAACCGCCCGTCAAG GTGACGTCACGATGGACTTTCCGGTGTCCCGGGTGTCCGGTGACGCTGTCGGCTGACGAGACGCACTTCCACGAGAGACATAAATGTATACAATTCTTCTCACAG GTGATGGGTTACACGCCCCTTCTAACGACGCAGTACCGCGCAGATTCCGTATTGTTCAAGACGCGGATACCGCACGACAAACAGAAATGTTTCAAGTTCATATAG